A genome region from Tenebrio molitor chromosome 4, icTenMoli1.1, whole genome shotgun sequence includes the following:
- the LOC138128117 gene encoding uncharacterized protein, giving the protein MASYNTIFMHLVDADTNRDDAESSDSDLYNFGYHHTSSSSSESDSSTDYQPRRKLHRIENYLQSIEDYDDHEFKENFSLSRTTCESIIGKVKGDNVLPKHSFGREKISSRRAVYMTVWYLANTNTFREVADRFNVSKSSAHRVISTIVSYLMREAPKYIYWPNQNDRKIIKNGFKNFQGITGIVGAIVGTHIKIKKPNSDHVYCNRKGDFSILMQAVCDHNKRFRDIFVGEAGSIHDSRLLKKSALYQKGLNGFFGNDFLLGDSAYPCLEWLVPPFKDNGNLSRQQNIFNFRHSSSRIIIENAFGLLKSRFRRLRCFENNNIAFIVRCIIAATVLYNICIDFDDEIEWENEDDSADDYTDEYVQNVSGIEFRTTKRDQIFREMFP; this is encoded by the exons ATGGCATCatacaatacaatttttatg CATTTAGTTGATGCTGATACAAATAGAGATGATGCAGAGTCTTCAGACTCTGATTTGTATAATTTTGGTTATCACCATACTTCCTCGAGTTCAAGCGAGAGTGATAGTTCTACTGATTATCAACCTCGAAGAAAGTTGCATAGAATCGAAAATTATTTGCAGTCAATTGAAGATTATGATGATCATGAatttaaggaaaattttagTTTGAGCCGCACAACATGTGAGTCTATTATAG gGAAAGTAAAAGGTGACAACGTTTTACCTAAGCACTCATTTGGAAGAGAAAAAATTTCCTCAAGACGAGCCGTTTATATGACAGTCTGGTACCTTGCGAATACCAACACATTTCGAGAAGTGGCTGACCGATTTAATGTTAGCAAGAGTAGTGCCCACCGAGTCATTTCAACAATTGTGTCTTACTTGATGCGCGAAGCACCAAAGTACATTTACTGGCCCAATCAGAATGACCGCAAAATCATAAAAAATggattcaaaaattttcaaggTATCACAGGAATTGTAGGAGCCATCGTTGGAACAcatattaaaatcaaaaaaccaaattCCGATCATGTTTACTGCAACAGAAAAGGAGATTTCAGTATATTAATGCAAGCTGTGTGCGACCATAATAAAAGATTTCGTGACATTTTTGTGGGAGAGGCAGGATCAATCCATGACTCGagattattgaaaaaatcagCATTATACCAAAAAGGACTTAATGGATTTTTTGgcaatgattttttattaGGGGATTCCGCATATCCATGCCTGGAATGGTTAGTGCCCCCATTTAAAGATAATGGTAATCTAAGTAGgcagcaaaacatttttaattttcggcATTCATCATCTAGAATAATAATAGAAAATGCATTTGGTTTACTGAAATCAAGATTCAGAAGGTTGAGatgttttgaaaacaataacaTTGCTTTTATTGTAAGGTGTATAATAGCAGCCACTGTATTGTATAACATATGTATCGATTTTGATGATGAAATAGAGTGGGAAAATGAAGACGACAGCGCTGACGACTATACGGACGAATATGTACAAAACGTTAGTGGCATTGAGTTTAGAACCACCAAACGCGATCAGATATTTCGAGAAATGTttccttaa